From the Manis javanica isolate MJ-LG chromosome 11, MJ_LKY, whole genome shotgun sequence genome, one window contains:
- the CACYBP gene encoding calcyclin-binding protein isoform X1, giving the protein MASAAEELQKDLEEVKVLLEKATRKRIHDALTAEKSKIETEIKNKMQQKSQRKAEPLDNEKPAAVVAPITTGYTVKISNYGWDQSEKFVKIYVTLTGVHQVPAENVQVHFTERSFDLLVKNLNGKSYSMIVNNLLKPISVEGSSKKVKTDTVLILCRKKAENTRWDYLTQVEKECKEKEKPSYDNETDPSEGLMNVLKKIYEDGDDDMKRTINKAWVESREKQAKGDTEF; this is encoded by the exons ATGGCTTCAGCTGCGGAAGAG CTACAGAAAGATCTAGAAGAGGTGAAGGTGCTGCTGGAAAAGGCCACTAGAAAAAGAATACATGATGCCCTTACAGCTGAAAAATCCAAGATTGAGACAGAAATCAAGAACAAGATGCAACAGAAATCACAGAGGAAAGCAGAACCTCTTGACAATGAAAAGCCAGCTGCTGTGGTCGCCCCCATTACAACGGGATATACAGTGAAAATCAGTAATTACG GATGGGATCAGTCAGAGAAGTTTGTGAAAATCTATGTCACTCTGACTGGAGTTCATCAAGTCCCTGCTGAGAATGTGCAGGTGCATTTCACAGAGAG GTCATTTGATCTTTTGGTAAAGAATCTAAATGGGAAGAGTTATTCCATGATTGTGAACAATCTCTTGAAACCCATCTCGGTGGAAGGCAGTTCAAAAAAA GTTAAGACAGATACAGTTCTTATCTTATGTAGAAAGAAAGCGGAAAACACACGGTGGGACTACCTGACTCAGGTTGAGAAGGAATGCAAAGAGAAAGA AAAACCCTCCTATGACAATGAAACAGACCCTAGTGAGGGATTGATGAATGTTCTAAAGAAAATTTATGAAGATGGAGATGATGATATGAAGCGAACCATTAATAAAGCCTGGGTGGAATCAAGAGAGAAGCAAGCCAAAGGAGACACAGAATTTTGA
- the CACYBP gene encoding calcyclin-binding protein isoform X2, protein MQQKSQRKAEPLDNEKPAAVVAPITTGYTVKISNYGWDQSEKFVKIYVTLTGVHQVPAENVQVHFTERSFDLLVKNLNGKSYSMIVNNLLKPISVEGSSKKVKTDTVLILCRKKAENTRWDYLTQVEKECKEKEKPSYDNETDPSEGLMNVLKKIYEDGDDDMKRTINKAWVESREKQAKGDTEF, encoded by the exons ATGCAACAGAAATCACAGAGGAAAGCAGAACCTCTTGACAATGAAAAGCCAGCTGCTGTGGTCGCCCCCATTACAACGGGATATACAGTGAAAATCAGTAATTACG GATGGGATCAGTCAGAGAAGTTTGTGAAAATCTATGTCACTCTGACTGGAGTTCATCAAGTCCCTGCTGAGAATGTGCAGGTGCATTTCACAGAGAG GTCATTTGATCTTTTGGTAAAGAATCTAAATGGGAAGAGTTATTCCATGATTGTGAACAATCTCTTGAAACCCATCTCGGTGGAAGGCAGTTCAAAAAAA GTTAAGACAGATACAGTTCTTATCTTATGTAGAAAGAAAGCGGAAAACACACGGTGGGACTACCTGACTCAGGTTGAGAAGGAATGCAAAGAGAAAGA AAAACCCTCCTATGACAATGAAACAGACCCTAGTGAGGGATTGATGAATGTTCTAAAGAAAATTTATGAAGATGGAGATGATGATATGAAGCGAACCATTAATAAAGCCTGGGTGGAATCAAGAGAGAAGCAAGCCAAAGGAGACACAGAATTTTGA